The Impatiens glandulifera chromosome 8, dImpGla2.1, whole genome shotgun sequence genome includes a window with the following:
- the LOC124911261 gene encoding tonoplast dicarboxylate transporter, translated as MRCNNEDVNNNNNKDVNAPLLLHLPVSAVAVEVVHEHEHEDSSSNSRSLNKVVNNNNNSNIVSLNTLFILLGPLLCGLICLFVPVGHGSSSRNMLGVLAWIFTWWLTEAVPMPITSMAPLFLFPLFGIATADQVAHSYMDDVISLVLGSFILALAVEHYNIHRRLALNVTLLFCGEPLNPRLLLLGICGTTAFVSMWMHNVAAAVMMMPVATGILQRIPAGVREGDAVARKFCKAVVLGVIYSAAVGGMSTLTGTGVNLILVGMWKSYFPEEDSISFSTWFFFGFPLALIVFLALWAILCLFYCSSSSSSSSSLSAYLDKSHLKTELQMLGPITFAEKTILATFSILIVLWMTRSITDDVPGWGALFNGRAGDGTASVMMATILFIIPNKKHSSSSSSGGGGGEKIMDWKKCKKLPWNIVLLLGAGFAIADGFRESGLANELSKSLGFLERVPYWGIAPIVCMISGVITEFTSNNSTTTLVVPVLIQIAETMKVHPLLLMVPGAIGAQFSYLLPTGTPSNIVGFTTGHIHLTDMLKTGLPLKLAGTAALSLLMPTLGVAVFRTNNHQPTTTTTTLGVTVFRTNNNY; from the exons ATGAGGTGCAATAATGAGGatgtgaataataataataataaggatgTGAACGCgcctctcctcctccacctcccGGTGAGTGCGGTGGCGGTGGAAGTAGTCCATGAGCATGAGCATGAGGATAGCAGTAGCAACAGCAGGAGCTTGAACAAAgtggtaaataataataataattcaaatattgtGAGTCTGAACACCCTGTTCATCCTGTTAGGGCCCTTGTTGTGCGGGTTGATATGCCTGTTTGTCCCGGTCGGGCATGGGAGTAGTAGCCGGAATATGCTGGGGGTTCTGGCATGGATTTTCACTTGGTGGCTCACGGAGGCCGTTCCCATGCCTATAACCTCCATGGCTCCGCTCTTCCTCTTTCCCTTGTTCGGGATAGCCACCGCCGACCAAGTTGCTCATTCCTATATGGATGATGTCATTTCCCTCGTTCTCGGGAGCTTTATTCTCGCCCTTGCCGTCGAACATTACAACATACACCGAAGATTGGCCTTAAAT GTAACCCTATTATTTTGCGGGGAACCCCTGAATCCGCGATTGCTTCTGCTGGGAATATGTGGGACAACGGCGTTTGTGAGCATGTGGATGCACAACGTGGCAGCGGCGGTGATGATGATGCCAGTAGCGACGGGGATCCTGCAGCGTATCCCGGCGGGGGTGAGGGAGGGGGACGCGGTGGCTCGGAAGTTCTGCAAGGCGGTGGTACTCGGAGTCATATATTCTGCGGCGGTAGGAGGAATGAGCACCCTGACCGGGACAGGTGTCAACCTTATATTGGTGGGAATGTGGAAGAGTTACTTTCCGGAGGAAGACTCTATCAGCTTCAGCACATGGTTCTTCTTCGGCTTCCCTTTGGCACTAATCGTATTTCTGGCCTTGTGGGCCATCCTCTGTCTCTTCTActgttcttcttcatcatcctcATCCTCCTCCCTTTCCGCCTATCTCGACAAATCCCACTTAAAGACTGAACTTCAAATGTTAGGGCCAATTACTTTCGCCGAGAAGACCATTTTGGCCACATTTTCGATTTTGATTGTGTTATGGATGACAAGGAGCATTACAGATGACGTTCCAGGGTGGGGTGCTCTCTTTAATGGCCGGGCAGGCGACGGAACTGCCAGt gttatgATGGCTACAATTTTGTTCATCATCCCAAACAAGAAGcactcttcctcctcctcctcgggtggtggtggtggtgagaAAATAATGGACTGGAAGAAATGCAAGAAGCTGCCTTGGAACATCGTGTTGCTGCTCGGTGCAGGATTTGCGATTGCTGATGGATTTAGGGAGAGTGGTCTGGCGAACGAGCTGTCCAAGTCCCTGGGTTTCCTAGAAAGGGTTCCGTATTGGGGGATAGCGCCGATCGTTTGCATGATAAGCGGTGTAATAACAGAGTTCACCTCAAACAACTCGACGACGACCCTTGTTGTGCCGGTTCTGATCCAAATAGCGGAGACCATGAAAGTGCATCCTCTGTTGCTGATGGTCCCGGGAGCCATTGGTGCTCAGTTTTCTTACCTTCTTCCCACCGGAACGCCCTCAAACATCGTTGGCTTCACCACCGGCCACATACATCTTACGGACATGCTCAAAACTGGCCTCCCCCTCAAGCTTGCTGGGACTGCTGCTCTTTCTCTTCTCATGCCAACTCTTGGAGTAGCCGTCTTTCGAACCAACAACCATcaaccaacaacaacaacaacaactctTGGAGTAACCGTCTTTCGAACCAACAACAACTATTAA
- the LOC124911262 gene encoding putative MO25-like protein At5g47540, with amino-acid sequence MKSLFKAKPKTPADLVRQTRELLISVVERNSDTREAKREEKLLELSKTIRELKSILYGDSEAEPVSEACAQVTREFFREDTLRLIIVSLPNLNLETRKDATQVVANLQRQQVNSRLIACDYLEANLNLMDILIKGYEDADMVLHYGAMLRECIRHQSVAKYMLESEHMMKLFDYIQLPNFDVAGDAAATFKELLTRHKATVAEFLSKNYDWFFAEYNSKLLESSNYITRRLAIKLLGDMMLDRSNSGVMTRYVSSKDNLRILMNLLRESSKSIQIEAFHVFKLFVANQHKPAEIVGILVANRNKLLRLFADLKTDKEDEQFEADKAQVVKEIAGLEA; translated from the exons ATGAAGAGTCTCTTCAAGGCCAAACCCAAGACGCCGGCTGACCTCGTCCGTCAGACCCGCGAACTCCTCATCTCTGTTGTCGAACGTAACTCTGATACTCGCGAAGCGAAACGTGAAGAGAAG TTGTTGGAGCTGTCCAAAACTATCCGTGAGCTCAAATCAATTCTTTATGGGGATAGTGAAGCTGAGCCTGTCTCTGAAGCTTGTGCGCAAGTAACACGGGAGTTCTTTAGAGAAGATACACTACGCCTAATTATTGTCTCCCTTCCAAATCTTAATTTGGAG ACCCGTAAAGATGCTACTCAAGTGGTAGCAAATTTGCAAAGGCAACAAGTGAATTCAAGGCTAATTGCTTGCGATTACTTGGAGGCTAACTTAAATCTGATGGACATCCTGATAAAAGG TTATGAAGACGCGGATATGGTCCTACATTATGGTGCAATGCTGAGGGAATGCATACGCCACCAAAGTGTTGCAAA ATACATGTTGGAGTCGGAGCATATgatgaaattatttgattatatacaGCTCCCAAATTTCGACGTTGCTGGTGATGCTGCTGCGACTTTCAAG GAACTTCTAACTAGGCATAAAGCAACTGTAGCAGAATTCCTTTCCAAGAACTATGATTGG TTTTTTGCAGAATATAATTCGAAGCTGCTTGAATCTTCTAACTATATTACCAGAAGACTAGCTATCAAG CTTTTAGGAGACATGATGTTGGATCGCTCGAATTCTGGTGTGATGACGCGATATGTGAGTTCGAAGGACAATTTAAGGATTCTTATGAATCTTCTTAGG GAGTCGAGTAAAAGCATTCAGATAGAAGCATTTCATGTCTTTAAG TTGTTTGTGGCTAATCAACATAAGCCAGCTGAGATAGTGGGGATTCTGGTGGCAAATAGAAATAAACTTCTCAGGCTGTTTGCAGACTTGAAGACAGATAAAG AAGATGAACAGTTTGAGGCAGATAAAGCTCAAGTTGTGAAGGAAATAGCGGGGCTGGAGGCTTGA
- the LOC124912245 gene encoding inositol transporter 4-like: MEGGPHKADKTEFTECWQTTWRKPYIMRLALSAGIGGLLFGYDTGVISGALLYIREDFKSVDKKTWLQETIVSMAVAGAIIGAAIGGWLNDKLGRKISILIADALFFVGAIVMALSVAPWMIIIGRIFVGLGVGMASMTSPLYISEASPARIRGALVSTNGLLITGGQFLSYLVNLAFTKTPGTWRWMLGVAGVPALVQFVLMLSLPESPRWLYRQNKVDEARAILEKIYSPHEVEEEMEALQSSVEAEQADEKAMGGQGLFSKLKSAWTNQVVRRGLYAGITVQVAQQFVGINTVMYYSPTIVQFAGFASKQTALALSLVTSGLNAVGSIVSMAFVDRYGRRRLMIISMFGIIICLVALSTVFFQASQHAPPISMAESTHFGRNSTCSSYLKAVSSNPAANWNCMKCIRASSGCAFCAQGESIYNPGACLDWDDGMKGMCRGEKRTWYTSGCPSRFGIVAVILLGAYIISYSPGMGTVPWIVNSEIYPLRYRGIGGGIAAVANWCSNLIVSETFLTLTEALGSSGTFLLFAGFSVIGLLAIYFIVPETKGLPFQEVEKMLEKGFRPPGMFWKKKKNNNNIVVGGGDVNQS; this comes from the exons ATGGAGGGTGGGCCTCACAAAGCTGACAAGACAGAATTCACAGAATGTTGGCAAACAACATGGAGAAAACCTTACATAATGAGGCTTGCTCTATCAGCAGGCATTGGAGGACTCCTCTTTGGTTATGACACAG GTGTTATTTCTGGTGCCCTTCTTTATATTAGAGAGGATTTTAAGTCGGTTGATAAGAAGACGTGGTTACAG GAGACAATCGTCAGTATGGCTGTGGCCGGGGCTATAATAGGAGCTGCGATAGGCGGTTGGCTAAATGATAAGTTGGGTCGGAAAATATCAATCCTCATAGCAGACGCTCTTTTCTTTGTGGGAGCAATAGTAATGGCACTTTCTGTTGCCCCCTGGATGATAATAATAGGAAGGATCTTCGTGGGCTTAGGCGTAGGGATGGCCTCAATGACCTCACCTCTCTACATCTCCGAGGCTTCCCCTGCAAGAATCAGGGGCGCCCTCGTCAGCACCAATGGTTTGCTCATCACTGGAGGCCAATTTCTTTCTTACCTAGTTAATCTTGCATTCACAAAG ACTCCCGGGACATGGCGATGGATGCTTGGAGTTGCAGGGGTTCCAGCCTTAGTGCAATTTGTATTAATGTTGTCCCTTCCTGAATCTCCCAGATGGCTATATAGGCAG AACAAGGTAGATGAAGCCAGGGCCATCCTGGAGAAAATTTACTCCCCACATGAAGTTGAAGAGGAGATGGAAGCTTTGCAGTCTTCTGTTGAAGCTGAGCAGGCTGATGAGAAAGCCATGGGGGGGCAAGGCTTGTTTTCCAAACTGAAAAGTGCCTGGACCAATCAAGTTGTTCGCAGGGGACTTTATGCCGGTATAACAGTCCAAGTGGCTCAGCAATTCGTGGGCATTAACACAGTGATGTACTACAGCCCCACCATAGTCCAGTTTGCAGGTTTTGCCTCAAAGCAGACGGCATTGGCGCTCTCTCTGGTCACCTCTGGCCTTAACGCGGTTGGCTCAATAGTTAGCATGGCTTTTGTGGACAGGTATGGGAGGAGGCGGTTGATGATCATTTCCATGTTTGGAATCATCATTTGCTTGGTCGCCTTGTCCACTGTCTTCTTTCAGGCGTCCCAACATGCCCCGCCTATTAGCATGGCGGAGTCCACCCACTTTGGAAGGAACTCCACATGCTCAAGCTATCTAAAGGCCGTTTCTTCTAATCCTGCAGCAAATTGGAACTGTATGAAATGCATAAGAGCCTCTTCTGGTTGTGCATTCTGTGCACAAGGAGAGAGCATATATAACCCCGGTGCATGTTTGGATTGGGATGATGGGATGAAAGGCATGTGTCGTGGAGAGAAGCGGACATGGTACACGAGCGGGTGTCCGAGCAGATTTGGGATAGTTGCGGTTATCCTTCTGGGAGCGTACATCATATCTTACTCCCCAGGGATGGGAACGGTACCCTGGATTGTTAATTCTGAGATATACCCACTTAGGTACAGAGGGATTGGGGGAGGGATTGCAGCTGTGGCTAATTGGTGCTCCAATCTCATAGTGAGTGAGACCTTCCTCACACTCACGGAGGCTCTGGGCTCATCCGGGACATTCTTGCTTTTCGCGGGGTTCTCGGTCATAGGTCTGCTCGCAATATACTTTATTGTGCCTGAGACAAAAGGGCTGCCCTTTCAGGAGGTGGAGAAAATGTTGGAGAAAGGGTTTAGGCCGCCTGGCATGttctggaagaagaagaagaataacaaTAACATAGTAGTAGGAGGAGGAGATGTGAATCAATCATAG